In Spirosoma aureum, a single genomic region encodes these proteins:
- the serS gene encoding serine--tRNA ligase has product MLQLNFIRENKETTLAGLRKRHFANAEAVVEQVLTIDQQRRDTQRDLDDVLAQSNAKANQIGALMKAGDKAAADAAKTETAALKARSKDLADTLRQLETDLQTVLVTIPNLPHSSVPEGRSADDNEVVLEHGEKPTLPESAQPHWELIKKYDIIDFELGVKISGAGFPVYKGKGARIQRAMINFFLDEALKAGFTEIQPPIVVNEDSGFGTGQLPDKEGQMYYVTEDKLYLIPTAEVPITNIYRDVILPESQLPVKNVGYTPCFRREAGSWGAHVRGLNRLHQFDKVEIVRIEKPENSYTALEEMSLHVQSLLQKLELPYRVLRLCGGDMGFTSALTYDMEVWSAAQQRWLEVSSVSNFETYQANRLKLRSKIDRGDGPGKMQLLHTLNGSALALPRILASILENNQTPEGIRIPKVLVPYCGFEVID; this is encoded by the coding sequence ATGCTTCAACTTAATTTCATCCGCGAAAATAAAGAAACGACACTGGCAGGATTGCGCAAGAGACACTTTGCGAACGCTGAAGCCGTAGTTGAGCAGGTATTAACGATCGATCAGCAACGACGGGATACACAACGTGATCTCGACGATGTGTTAGCGCAATCGAATGCCAAAGCAAATCAGATCGGAGCATTGATGAAGGCAGGCGATAAAGCGGCTGCTGATGCTGCTAAAACGGAGACAGCTGCACTGAAAGCCCGTTCGAAAGATCTGGCCGATACATTGCGCCAGCTGGAAACCGACCTGCAAACCGTTCTGGTAACTATCCCCAATTTGCCCCATAGCAGTGTTCCTGAGGGACGTTCTGCTGATGATAACGAAGTGGTTCTGGAGCATGGTGAGAAACCAACCCTCCCAGAATCGGCTCAGCCACACTGGGAACTTATCAAGAAATACGACATTATCGATTTCGAACTGGGCGTTAAGATTTCGGGTGCTGGGTTTCCCGTTTACAAAGGGAAAGGTGCCCGGATTCAGCGGGCCATGATCAACTTCTTTCTGGATGAAGCCTTAAAAGCTGGATTCACGGAAATACAACCGCCCATTGTAGTCAACGAAGATTCCGGCTTTGGGACCGGGCAATTACCTGATAAAGAGGGACAAATGTATTATGTGACTGAGGATAAGCTGTATCTGATTCCGACGGCTGAAGTCCCTATTACGAACATTTACCGCGATGTAATTCTGCCCGAGAGTCAGTTGCCGGTTAAAAATGTTGGCTATACACCTTGTTTTCGGCGGGAAGCGGGTTCATGGGGCGCACACGTACGCGGGCTGAACCGGCTGCACCAGTTCGATAAGGTGGAGATTGTACGAATTGAAAAGCCCGAGAATTCCTATACGGCTCTGGAAGAAATGAGCCTGCATGTACAATCGCTGTTGCAAAAGCTCGAATTGCCCTATCGGGTGTTGCGGCTCTGTGGTGGCGATATGGGCTTCACATCGGCGCTGACCTACGATATGGAAGTCTGGTCGGCGGCACAGCAACGCTGGCTGGAAGTTAGTTCGGTGTCAAATTTTGAGACCTATCAGGCAAACCGACTGAAGCTTCGCTCAAAAATTGACCGTGGTGACGGACCAGGGAAAATGCAGCTTTTGCACACCCTAAACGGATCGGCTCTGGCTTTGCCACGTATTCTGGCGTCTATTCTGGAAAATAATCAAACCCCGGAAGGCATACGAATCCCTAAAGTATTAGTGCCGTACTGTGGTTTTGAGGTGATCGATTAA
- a CDS encoding DUF349 domain-containing protein, with translation MENASLVDEYGYVKDGKVFLKGYLDYEDRQIGEVKRTEQEALDYFKNRFIIAENKVGQLEKDIEEAQNKGSYLTKLVQLRKKLLGFDALGDFPPLLDRLDEQEKLLAELITVNQLKNLEIKNALIVEAEAIVNSTDWRATADALQEIKTKWIKTGPVDKSTEPEIEARFQELLDGFFQRRREFFNEQNKVIQERLDKYDELIRLAFRANRLGDLDAAFQEVRRLNNAWKMVGEVPIKKSGKLYKQFKRATTTFYAKYNEVKGIVIEKKIDPRIEAQMKMADEAERLSKQSDIFAAAERAKVLLNSWKEIRVPFKLQDKTLNERFRAACDKIFELSYLGRVLSRKYPAFELKSQAEQIRTKIREMEYLVKREKSDLQFALQDADGLDPNNDADKQVLNKINTQKRKIAMKETILREFQKQLETVGY, from the coding sequence ATGGAAAACGCTTCACTGGTAGATGAATACGGTTACGTCAAAGACGGAAAGGTATTTTTGAAAGGCTACCTGGATTACGAAGATCGCCAGATCGGCGAAGTTAAACGCACCGAGCAGGAAGCGCTCGACTATTTTAAGAATCGCTTCATCATTGCTGAGAACAAAGTCGGCCAGTTAGAAAAAGACATTGAAGAAGCCCAGAATAAGGGTTCTTATCTGACTAAACTGGTACAGCTTCGAAAAAAACTGCTCGGGTTTGATGCCCTCGGCGATTTCCCGCCCCTGCTCGATCGTCTGGATGAGCAGGAAAAGCTACTGGCAGAGTTGATTACGGTTAATCAACTCAAGAATCTGGAAATTAAAAATGCGCTGATCGTAGAAGCTGAAGCCATTGTTAATAGTACAGACTGGCGGGCAACGGCCGACGCCTTGCAGGAAATCAAGACGAAATGGATCAAGACCGGCCCGGTTGACAAGAGCACGGAGCCCGAGATTGAAGCCCGATTCCAGGAACTACTGGATGGATTCTTCCAGCGCCGACGTGAATTCTTTAACGAGCAGAACAAGGTTATTCAGGAACGGCTAGATAAGTACGACGAGCTCATTCGACTGGCTTTCCGTGCGAATCGACTTGGCGACCTGGACGCAGCTTTTCAGGAAGTACGTCGGCTCAACAACGCCTGGAAAATGGTTGGCGAGGTTCCTATCAAGAAAAGTGGTAAACTCTATAAGCAATTTAAGAGAGCCACAACGACCTTTTATGCCAAATACAATGAGGTTAAAGGGATCGTTATTGAGAAGAAAATCGACCCACGCATTGAAGCGCAGATGAAAATGGCCGACGAAGCCGAACGGCTCTCGAAACAGTCGGACATTTTTGCAGCTGCCGAACGGGCGAAGGTTTTGCTCAATAGCTGGAAAGAAATCCGGGTGCCCTTCAAGTTACAGGATAAGACATTGAATGAACGATTCCGGGCTGCCTGTGACAAGATTTTTGAGCTTAGTTATCTTGGTCGGGTCTTATCCCGTAAATATCCAGCCTTTGAACTAAAAAGTCAGGCCGAGCAGATCCGGACGAAAATCAGGGAAATGGAATATCTGGTCAAACGGGAGAAAAGCGATTTACAGTTCGCGCTTCAGGATGCCGATGGTCTCGACCCCAACAACGATGCCGACAAACAGGTATTGAATAAGATAAATACCCAGAAACGTAAGATCGCCATGAAAGAAACGATTTTGCGTGAGTTTCAAAAGCAATTGGAAACAGTAGGGTACTAG
- the ettA gene encoding energy-dependent translational throttle protein EttA gives MSQETIIFSMAGVSKNIPPNRQILKNIYLSFFYGAKIGVLGLNGSGKSTLLRIIAGIDKNYTGEVVFSPGYSVGMLEQEPQFASGKTVREVVEEGVQEVVNLLKEFDEINEAFGDPDADFDKLIERQGEVQEKLDHYNAWELDQKLERAMDALRCPPSDAVIDNLSGGEKRRVALCRLLLQQPDVLLLDEPTNHLDAESVLWLEEHLRQYTGTVIAVTHDRYFLDNVAGWILELDRGEGIPWKGNYSSWLDQKQQRLAKEEKTESKRQKTLQRELEWVKMAPKARQAKSKARLGAYERLLDEDNRQKEERLEIFIPSGPRLGAKVIEADDVAKAYGDRLLFEHLGFRLPQGGIVGIIGPNGAGKTTLFKLITGREKPDAGTFDVGETVKVAYVDQEHDGLDPNKTVFETISGGNEWIVIGGKQSNARAYVSRFNFAGADQEKKVGTLSGGERNRVHLAMTLKEGANLLLLDEPTNDLDVNTLRALEEGLENFAGCAVVISHDRWFLDRIATHILAFEGDSQVYWFEGNFSEYEENRRKRLGSDATPTRIKYKKLV, from the coding sequence ATGAGCCAGGAAACCATAATTTTCTCCATGGCGGGCGTGAGTAAAAATATTCCGCCTAACCGACAAATCCTAAAGAACATATACCTTTCCTTTTTTTATGGTGCTAAAATTGGTGTTTTGGGCTTAAATGGCTCCGGTAAATCAACACTTTTACGCATCATTGCCGGTATTGACAAGAACTATACCGGTGAGGTAGTTTTTTCTCCTGGCTATTCGGTTGGCATGCTCGAGCAGGAGCCGCAGTTTGCTTCCGGCAAGACCGTTCGGGAAGTAGTTGAGGAGGGCGTGCAGGAAGTTGTCAACTTACTCAAAGAATTTGACGAGATCAATGAAGCCTTTGGCGATCCTGATGCTGACTTCGATAAGCTGATTGAGCGGCAGGGTGAAGTACAGGAAAAACTGGATCACTACAATGCCTGGGAGCTCGATCAGAAGCTTGAACGCGCTATGGATGCCCTCCGTTGCCCGCCTTCCGATGCTGTGATTGATAACCTGTCAGGTGGTGAAAAACGCCGGGTGGCCTTATGCCGCCTATTGCTTCAGCAACCCGATGTTCTGTTGCTCGATGAGCCGACAAACCACCTGGATGCGGAATCCGTACTCTGGCTGGAAGAACACCTGCGCCAATACACAGGAACCGTCATTGCGGTAACACACGATCGCTATTTTCTGGATAACGTGGCTGGCTGGATTCTTGAACTCGACCGGGGTGAAGGTATTCCCTGGAAAGGAAATTATTCGTCCTGGCTGGATCAGAAGCAGCAGCGACTGGCAAAAGAAGAAAAGACTGAGTCGAAACGGCAGAAAACCCTCCAGCGCGAGTTGGAATGGGTTAAAATGGCTCCGAAAGCTCGCCAGGCTAAATCGAAAGCCCGACTTGGGGCCTATGAGCGATTGCTGGATGAAGACAATCGCCAGAAAGAAGAACGGCTTGAAATTTTCATTCCGTCGGGCCCGCGCCTGGGGGCAAAAGTTATTGAAGCTGACGATGTTGCCAAGGCGTACGGCGATCGACTTCTGTTCGAACATTTAGGGTTTCGACTGCCACAGGGAGGTATTGTTGGTATCATTGGCCCGAATGGAGCCGGTAAAACAACGCTTTTCAAATTGATTACCGGTCGCGAAAAACCTGATGCTGGAACGTTTGACGTAGGCGAAACGGTAAAAGTCGCTTATGTGGATCAGGAACATGATGGGCTTGATCCGAACAAAACCGTATTTGAGACCATTTCGGGTGGTAATGAGTGGATTGTGATCGGCGGCAAACAATCGAATGCGCGTGCCTACGTGAGCCGGTTCAATTTTGCGGGAGCCGATCAGGAAAAGAAAGTCGGAACACTATCGGGTGGTGAGCGCAATCGCGTCCATCTGGCTATGACCCTCAAAGAAGGGGCAAATTTGCTATTGCTTGATGAGCCGACCAACGATCTGGACGTTAATACGTTGCGGGCGCTGGAAGAAGGGTTGGAGAATTTCGCCGGTTGTGCCGTAGTCATCAGTCACGACCGCTGGTTCCTTGACCGGATCGCCACGCACATTCTCGCCTTCGAAGGCGATTCGCAGGTGTACTGGTTTGAAGGTAACTTTTCAGAATACGAAGAAAATCGACGTAAACGCTTAGGTTCAGACGCCACACCGACCCGAATTAAGTACAAGAAGCTGGTCTGA
- a CDS encoding aminotransferase class IV, whose amino-acid sequence MHYGYFNGTIAPTDQLAVGVTDLGLLRGYGLFDYFLTYNGRPFQWDWYWERFQNSATRMHLPLPIGKSETYAILMTLLERSIAAGAPADMAFRFVMTGGYAPDSISVERANLLILTEEIHPVPQIQYDQGVKIILDEYVREMAEVKSTDYKRVILMAQAIKSAGASDLLYQKGGEISELSRSNFFIVKGDRLITPNRNILHGITRRTIIQLAQNDFKVQERPLMLSELYDAEEAFTTSSTKKVLPITQIGELTVGEGHVGPKSKFLLERFNELVKNW is encoded by the coding sequence ATGCATTACGGTTATTTTAATGGCACGATTGCCCCCACCGACCAGCTTGCCGTCGGCGTTACCGATCTTGGGCTACTTCGGGGTTATGGCCTGTTCGATTATTTTCTGACTTATAATGGTCGGCCATTTCAGTGGGATTGGTACTGGGAGCGGTTTCAGAACTCCGCTACGCGTATGCATCTGCCGCTACCGATTGGTAAGAGCGAAACCTATGCGATTCTGATGACGCTGCTTGAGCGTAGCATAGCCGCTGGTGCGCCCGCCGATATGGCATTCCGATTTGTCATGACTGGAGGCTATGCGCCCGATAGCATTAGTGTCGAACGGGCTAATCTGCTTATCCTGACCGAAGAAATTCATCCGGTTCCCCAGATCCAGTATGATCAGGGAGTTAAAATCATATTGGACGAGTATGTTCGGGAAATGGCCGAGGTGAAAAGTACTGATTACAAGCGGGTTATTTTGATGGCCCAGGCTATTAAATCAGCGGGGGCATCGGATCTGCTGTATCAGAAAGGAGGGGAAATCAGCGAACTGAGCCGAAGTAATTTCTTTATCGTTAAAGGTGATCGGCTAATTACGCCCAATCGGAATATACTACACGGGATTACCCGCCGAACAATTATCCAGTTAGCGCAAAACGATTTCAAGGTTCAGGAACGACCATTGATGCTTTCAGAGCTTTACGACGCCGAAGAAGCATTTACGACCAGTTCAACCAAAAAAGTTCTGCCTATTACCCAAATTGGTGAATTAACCGTTGGCGAAGGGCACGTTGGTCCCAAGTCAAAATTTCTGCTTGAACGGTTCAACGAACTGGTAAAGAATTGGTAA
- a CDS encoding KdsC family phosphatase encodes MAAIQDRFKQIRTFIFDVDGVLTDGSVNLLATGERFRTVFIRDTYAIERALKAGFRVGILSSSNADGVRSWLTAMNVTAIFMGGPSDQKVNAYLGYIARDGLNEAEILYMGDDIPDYAILNRPVVFSTCPADAVAEIQAICKYISPVDGGRGAVRDVIEQVMKAQGKW; translated from the coding sequence ATGGCAGCTATACAGGATCGATTTAAACAAATCAGGACATTCATTTTTGACGTTGACGGTGTACTGACCGACGGAAGCGTCAATTTACTGGCTACCGGCGAACGCTTCCGGACGGTTTTCATCCGGGATACGTATGCCATTGAGCGGGCGTTAAAAGCAGGATTTCGGGTTGGCATTTTATCTTCTTCCAATGCAGATGGCGTTCGCAGTTGGTTAACAGCAATGAACGTTACAGCGATTTTCATGGGCGGTCCCTCCGACCAGAAAGTAAACGCCTATCTGGGCTATATCGCCCGCGACGGTTTGAATGAAGCTGAAATCCTGTATATGGGCGACGATATACCTGATTATGCCATTTTGAACCGACCAGTTGTTTTCAGCACCTGTCCGGCCGATGCCGTGGCTGAGATTCAGGCTATTTGCAAGTATATATCGCCGGTGGACGGTGGTCGCGGAGCGGTTCGCGACGTGATTGAGCAGGTGATGAAGGCGCAGGGAAAGTGGTAA